The following proteins are co-located in the Oceanimonas sp. GK1 genome:
- a CDS encoding autotransporter assembly complex family protein: MSVTKWGMMALMLFSLVARAEEVDLRLRGLDGELKDNTQVYLDQLPAIEVEQFPRFRQQITTAVTDSLQALGYYNPEIELVQSEQNPARVTVRVTPGEPVRIRTLNVQLQGDAETDPAFAELQSNFAIRQGQVLHHDNYEKAKASLLSLALRRGYFDAAYRTSRVRVTPWEKAADVDLSFDSGPRYRFGELKVDTDRPVERLLNPLVQIEPGEPYHASRLAEFSRSLSSTRYFKQVEVLPMVAEADEQYRVPLSVVLRARADNEVEVGVGVSTDEGPRTSVNWEKPWINSLGHSLTTSLKVSAPSQDVTLVYKIPRGHPLEDYYTIQGGYQRLDQDDTVSDRLVAGVHRWNIQQNGWTRDVFLRSEYESYTQGEQEDESFLLIPGVSFSRTRVRGGLDPHWGDAQTATLELSEPWWGSDTRFVRFWGRSKWLRTLTEDHRLLARAEQGAVWVDNVEELPPSLRFFTGGDTTVRGYSYQSITPLDENGDRLGAKYATALSLEYDYRFAPKWRVATFVDSGTATNDYRDDWKVGTGFGLRWLTPVGPVRLDLAFAVTEEDTPWRLHFTLGPEL, translated from the coding sequence ATGAGCGTAACAAAATGGGGAATGATGGCGCTGATGCTGTTCAGCCTGGTGGCCCGGGCGGAAGAGGTGGATTTGCGCCTGCGCGGGCTCGATGGCGAGCTCAAAGACAACACTCAGGTCTATCTGGATCAGCTGCCCGCCATCGAGGTGGAGCAGTTTCCCCGCTTTCGTCAGCAGATCACCACGGCGGTCACCGACAGCCTGCAGGCGCTGGGTTATTACAATCCCGAGATAGAATTGGTGCAGAGCGAGCAAAATCCCGCGCGGGTGACGGTGCGGGTCACTCCCGGCGAGCCGGTGCGTATTCGCACCCTGAATGTGCAGTTGCAGGGCGACGCCGAAACCGATCCCGCCTTTGCCGAGCTGCAAAGCAACTTTGCCATTCGCCAGGGGCAGGTGCTGCATCACGACAACTACGAGAAAGCCAAGGCCAGCCTGCTCAGCCTGGCCCTGCGCCGGGGCTATTTCGATGCCGCCTACCGCACCAGCCGGGTCCGGGTCACGCCCTGGGAAAAGGCTGCCGACGTTGATCTGAGCTTTGACTCCGGCCCCCGCTACCGCTTTGGCGAGCTGAAGGTGGACACCGACCGGCCGGTGGAGCGCCTGCTCAATCCGCTGGTGCAGATAGAGCCCGGCGAGCCCTACCACGCCAGCCGGCTGGCAGAATTCAGCCGCTCGCTGTCGTCCACCCGCTATTTCAAGCAGGTGGAAGTGCTGCCCATGGTGGCGGAAGCCGACGAACAGTATCGGGTGCCGCTGTCGGTGGTGCTGCGGGCCCGGGCCGACAACGAGGTGGAAGTGGGGGTGGGGGTCTCCACCGATGAGGGCCCCCGAACCTCGGTGAACTGGGAAAAGCCCTGGATCAACAGCCTGGGCCACAGTCTGACCACCAGCCTCAAGGTGTCGGCTCCCTCCCAGGACGTGACCCTGGTGTACAAGATCCCCCGCGGCCATCCCCTTGAGGACTATTACACCATTCAGGGCGGTTACCAGCGCCTCGATCAGGACGACACCGTCAGTGACCGCCTGGTGGCCGGTGTTCACCGCTGGAACATTCAGCAAAACGGCTGGACTCGGGACGTCTTTCTACGCAGCGAATATGAGTCCTATACCCAGGGCGAGCAGGAAGACGAAAGCTTTCTGCTGATCCCCGGTGTCAGCTTCAGTCGCACTCGGGTACGCGGCGGCCTGGATCCTCATTGGGGCGACGCGCAGACGGCCACCCTGGAGCTTTCCGAACCCTGGTGGGGGTCCGACACCCGCTTTGTGCGCTTCTGGGGGCGCAGCAAGTGGCTGCGCACCTTGACCGAGGATCACCGGCTGCTGGCCCGGGCCGAGCAGGGCGCGGTCTGGGTGGACAACGTGGAAGAGCTGCCGCCGTCGCTGCGCTTCTTTACCGGTGGTGATACCACGGTGCGCGGCTACAGCTACCAGTCGATCACGCCGCTGGATGAAAACGGCGATCGCCTGGGTGCCAAGTACGCCACCGCCCTCAGCCTGGAATACGATTACCGCTTTGCGCCCAAGTGGCGGGTGGCCACCTTTGTGGACAGCGGTACCGCCACCAACGACTACCGGGACGACTGGAAAGTGGGCACCGGTTTCGGCCTGCGCTGGCTGACCCCGGTGGGCCCGGTGCGCCTTGATCTGGCCTTTGCGGTCACCGAAGAAGACACCCCCTGGCGCCTGCACTTCACCCTGGGACCGGAATTATGA
- the mobB gene encoding molybdopterin-guanine dinucleotide biosynthesis protein B codes for MTHSHSACRLLGIAGYSGSGKTTLLTALIPLLRAQGLRLGVIKHTHHDVEQDSPGKDSYALRHAGSSQTVLAGPRRSILTLEYDEPREPSLSASLALLDLRPLDLVLVEGFRDQPMAKLEVHRPAHGKPLLSATDPHILAVATDDVALTAPVPLLELNRPGAIADAISDWLTSDRLTRVS; via the coding sequence ATGACTCACTCTCACTCGGCTTGCCGCCTGCTGGGCATTGCCGGCTACAGCGGCAGCGGCAAAACCACCCTGCTGACGGCCCTGATCCCCCTGCTTCGTGCGCAGGGGCTGCGCCTTGGCGTGATAAAGCATACCCACCACGACGTGGAGCAGGACAGTCCCGGCAAGGACAGCTACGCGCTGCGGCACGCAGGTAGCAGCCAAACGGTACTGGCCGGCCCCCGGCGCAGCATTCTTACTCTTGAGTATGACGAACCCCGGGAGCCTTCGCTGAGCGCCTCGCTGGCCCTGCTCGACCTGCGCCCCCTCGATCTGGTGCTGGTGGAAGGCTTTCGCGATCAGCCCATGGCCAAGCTGGAGGTACATCGCCCGGCCCACGGCAAGCCCCTGCTCAGCGCCACCGACCCGCACATACTGGCAGTGGCTACCGACGATGTTGCCCTTACAGCGCCGGTGCCCTTGCTGGAACTCAACCGGCCCGGCGCCATTGCCGATGCCATCAGTGACTGGCTGACGTCGGACCGGCTGACGCGAGTCAGTTAA